A stretch of Vigna angularis cultivar LongXiaoDou No.4 chromosome 4, ASM1680809v1, whole genome shotgun sequence DNA encodes these proteins:
- the LOC108332053 gene encoding 3-ketoacyl-CoA synthase 4, with amino-acid sequence MSSNTKTDTKETTSSSTSKESKKRLPDFSQSVKLKYVKLGYHYLMSHLVTLCLLPLMSVILIQASQMKAQDIQELWAHLQYNLLSVIAISAILALGSTLYIMTRPTSIYLLDFSCYRPPNHLTVHFQKFIHHSTLTGDFLPSSLDFQRKILLRSGLGEETYLPEAMHSIPPRPSMAAAREEAEQVMFGALDNLFANTRVKPKDIGILVVNCSLFNPTPSLSAMIVNKYKLRGNVKSFNLGGMGCSAGVIAIDLAKDMLQVHRNTYAVVVSTENITQNWYFGNNKAMLIPNCLFRVGGAAILLSNKSSDKRRAKYKLLHVVRTHKGADDKAFRCVYQEQDDAGKTGVSLSKDLMAIAGGALKTNITTLGPLVLPISEQLLFFLTLVVKKLFNAKMKPYIPDFKLAFDHFCIHAGGRAVIDELEKNLQLLPLHVEASRMTLHRFGNTSSSSIWYELAYTEAKGRMRKGNRVWQIAFGSGFKCNSAVWEALRHVNPSPKNPWEDCIHKYPVEIA; translated from the coding sequence ATGAGTTCCAACACGAAGACGGACACGAAGGAGACAACCTCGAGCTCAACCTCGAAGGAGTCGAAAAAGAGGTTACCGGATTTTTCGCAGAGCGTGAAGCTGAAGTATGTGAAACTGGGGTACCACTACCTGATGTCACACCTGGTGACCCTGTGCCTGCTCCCTCTGATGTCCGTAATCCTCATACAAGCCTCTCAGATGAAGGCGCAGGACATTCAGGAACTCTGGGCCCACCTCCAGTACAACCTCCTCAGCGTCATCGCTATTTCCGCCATCCTCGCCTTGGGATCCACCCTCTACATCATGACCCGCCCCACCTCCATCTACCTCCTCGACTTCTCCTGCTATCGTCCCCCAAATCACCTCACCGTCCACTTCCAAAAGTTCATCCACCACTCCACCCTCACCGGCGACTTCCTCCCCTCCTCCCTCGATTTCCAGCGCAAGATTCTCCTCCGCTCTGGCCTCGGTGAGGAAACCTACCTCCCCGAGGCCATGCACTCCATCCCCCCCCGCCCCTCCATGGCCGCCGCCAGGGAAGAGGCCGAGCAGGTTATGTTCGGCGCCCTCGACAACCTCTTCGCCAACACCCGCGTCAAGCCCAAGGACATCGGAATCCTCGTCGTCAATTGCAGCCTCTTCAACCCCACGCCCTCCCTTTCCGCCATGATCGTCAACAAGTACAAGCTCCGTGGCAATGTCAAAAGCTTCAACCTTGGCGGCATGGGCTGCAGCGCCGGCGTCATCGCCATCGATCTTGCCAAAGACATGCTTCAGGTTCACCGCAATACTTATGCCGTCGTCGTCAGCACCGAGAACATCACTCAGAATTGGTATTTCGGGAACAACAAGGCCATGTTGATACCCAATTGCCTCTTCCGCGTTGGTGGGGCCGCCATTCTCCTCTCCAACAAAAGCTCCGATAAAAGGCGAGCCAAATACAAGCTTTTGCACGTGGTGAGGACTCACAAAGGGGCGGATGACAAGGCCTTTCGGTGCGTGTACCAGGAGCAAGACGATGCCGGAAAAACCGGCGTGTCTTTGTCGAAGGATCTCATGGCAATTGCCGGTGGGGCTCTTAAGACTAACATAACCACTTTGGGTCCCCTCGTGTTGCCTATAAGTGAgcaacttcttttctttctcacaCTCGTTGTGAAAAAGCTTTTCAATGCGAAGATGAAACCTTACATCCCTGATTTCAAGCTCGCGTTTGACCATTTCTGCATTCACGCTGGTGGGAGGGCCGTTATCGATGAGTTGGAGAAGAATCTGCAGCTTCTGCCTCTGCACGTGGAGGCTTCGAGGATGACGCTGCACAGATTCGGGAACACCTCGTCGAGTTCGATTTGGTACGAGCTGGCTTACACGGAGGCGAAGGGGCGGATGAGAAAGGGGAACAGAGTGTGGCAGATTGCGTTTGGGAGTGGATTCAAGTGTAACAGTGCGGTGTGGGAAGCTCTCAGACACGTAAATCCCTCACCCAAGAATCCCTGGGAAGATTGCATTCATAAGTACCCAGTTGAGATTGCATAA